A single Ptiloglossa arizonensis isolate GNS036 chromosome 2, iyPtiAriz1_principal, whole genome shotgun sequence DNA region contains:
- the Nes gene encoding lysophosphatidylcholine acyltransferase 3 protein nessy isoform X1: MSNSLLLSFSEALNTTEAGIRLVISILLGLPIALLHRYTLYGKSPVYQHLFFTSCGLLICYWNYGLDTLHSAIALCFTYFVLKHLGGTSLSVLITFVFNMSYLLYGYYTTSTSDYDIKWTMPQCVLTLRLIGLAFNLLDGRKFEAKLSSSQKQVALAAQPTFLEVAAFTYFPGSFLVGPQFSMKRYLDYVNGRLMDNKCNEGKVNLPDCVVPGITRMCVGFIYLVLFQLGSLYISNEYILSLEFRKQPFLKRLLFIGFWGHISLYKYIFCWLLTEGICIIFGLTYNGKDEKNQPLWNGCENVKLLTFETATRFNHYIMSFNINTNNWCAEYIYKRLKFLGLKLYSQFGTLLFLALWHGFHSGYYACFFLEFIIMYAERDLTEILEKQEKLQRLLKTHSELRILFWIFTMIYTYVFMGYSLVCFILLSYPRYHQVYSSVFYCGHVIYLSYPVISIIIKKFLLKKSSKKLQ; this comes from the exons GATTACCCATCGCCCTTCTTCACAGGTATACACTATATGGAAAGAGTCCAGTTTATCAGCATTTATTTTTCACAAGTTGCGGACTTTTAATCTGCTATTGGAATTatg GACTCGATACACTCCATTCAGCAATAGCATTATGCTTCACATATTTTGTCTTGAAACATCTTGGTGGTACTTCCTTATCGGTTCTGATTACTTTCGTCTTCAATATGTCCTACCTTCTATACG GATATTACACAACAAGTACAAGTGACTACGATATAAAATGGACCATGCCCCAGTGTGTGTTAACACTGCGATTAATTGGTCTCGCGTTCAATTTATTGGATGGCAGAAAATTTGAA GCAAAATTGTCCTCTTCGCAAAAACAAGTGGCTTTGGCAGCACAGCCAACATTTTTGGAGGTTGCAGCATTTACTTATTTTCCTGGGTCATTTCTAGTTGGACCACAGTTTAGTATGAAAAGATACCTGGATTACGTAAATGGACGACTTATGGATAAC aaatgtaACGAAGGCAAAGTTAATTTACCAGATTGTGTCGTTCCTGGCATTACTCGAATGTGTGTCGGATTTATATACTTAGTACTCTTTCAATTAGGATCTCTATACATCTCGAATGAGTATATATTAAGTTTGGAATTCCGAAAACAACCCTTCTTAAAACGACTTCTCTTCATTGGCTTTTGGGGTCATATAAgtctttataaatatattttttgctGGCTGCTCACTGAAGGG ATTTGCATAATCTTTGGTCTAACGTACAATggaaaagatgaaaaaaatcAACCTCtttggaacggttgtgaaaacGTTAAGTTGTTGACTTTTGAAACGGCAACTCGATTTAATCATTATATTATGTCATTTAATATAAATACCAATAATTGGTGTGCCGAATACATTTATAagagattgaaatttttgggactgAAATTGTATAGTCAGTTTGGCACGTTACTTTTTCTCGCACTGTGGCATGGATTCCATTCTGGATATTATGCATGTTTTTTCCTTGAGTTTATTATCATGTATGCTGAGAGAGAT tTGACTGAGATTTTGGAGAAACAGGAGAAGTTACAGCGTTTACTAAAAACGCATTCTGAACTTCGGATTCTGTTCTGGATATTTACGATGATTTACACATATGTATTCATGGGCTACAGTCTTGTTTGTTTCATTTTACTATCGTATCCCCGTTACCATCAAGTTTATTCTTCTGTTTTCTATTGCGGTCACGTAATTTATTTGTCATATCCAGTTATTTCTATAATCATCAAGAAATTCCTTCTTAAAAAATCTTCCAAAAAACTGCAATga
- the LOC143155200 gene encoding uncharacterized protein LOC143155200 produces MLIYLTTLLLVASTTVYSKPAPEPPVNSYFPPSSSGGLPSASGSYGPPVPDRYGPPQQQPIVHKHVYVHVPPPEAPEYKPPKYIPPPALPQKHYKIVFIKAPTPPTPTAPALPPLPPQDEEKTLIYVLVKKPEDAPEVILPTQAPTQPSKPEVYFIRYKTQKEAQSAEYGPPPQSPPSDTYGSPSSSGGPY; encoded by the exons ACCACGCTACTACTTGTAGCTTCGACGACAGTATACTCGAAGCCAGCTCCGGAACCACCCGTGAATTCGTACTTTCCTCCATCGAGCAGCGGTGGTCTCCCAAGTGCATCCGGTAGCTATGGTCCACCTGTTCCAGACCGCTATGGACCACCTCAACAACAACCAATCGTCCACAAGCATGTTTACGTTCACGTACCACCCCCTGAAGCTCCGGAATACAAACCACCAAAATACATACCACCTCCAGCACTGCCACAAAAGCATTACAAGATTGTTTTCATAAAAGCACCAACACCACCAACACCAACTGCTCCGGCCTtgccaccactaccaccacaaGATGAAGAGAAAACGTTGATTTACGTACTAGTGAAGAAACCGGAAGACGCTCCAGAGGTGATACTTCCAACACAAGCGCCGACGCAACCCAGCAAACCGGAAGTCTACTTCATCCGATATAAAACACAG AAAGAAGCACAAAGTGCAGAGTATGGTCCTCCTCCACAATCGCCTCCATCAGATACTTATGGTTCGCCATCGAGTTCTGGCGGTCCCTATTAA
- the Nes gene encoding lysophosphatidylcholine acyltransferase 3 protein nessy isoform X2, which produces MEEIRRGLEQNSTKNIDKINRKNVTISSGFHICTRRIYRRKEDIRLIIYFLAKLSSSQKQVALAAQPTFLEVAAFTYFPGSFLVGPQFSMKRYLDYVNGRLMDNKCNEGKVNLPDCVVPGITRMCVGFIYLVLFQLGSLYISNEYILSLEFRKQPFLKRLLFIGFWGHISLYKYIFCWLLTEGICIIFGLTYNGKDEKNQPLWNGCENVKLLTFETATRFNHYIMSFNINTNNWCAEYIYKRLKFLGLKLYSQFGTLLFLALWHGFHSGYYACFFLEFIIMYAERDLTEILEKQEKLQRLLKTHSELRILFWIFTMIYTYVFMGYSLVCFILLSYPRYHQVYSSVFYCGHVIYLSYPVISIIIKKFLLKKSSKKLQ; this is translated from the exons ATGGAAGAAATTAGAAGAGGCTTGGAACAAAATTCAACCAAAAATATtgacaaaattaatcgaaagaatGTCACTATTAGTTCAGGCTTTCATATCTGTACGAGGCGAATATATCGACGAAAAGAAGAtataagattaattatataCTTTTTG GCAAAATTGTCCTCTTCGCAAAAACAAGTGGCTTTGGCAGCACAGCCAACATTTTTGGAGGTTGCAGCATTTACTTATTTTCCTGGGTCATTTCTAGTTGGACCACAGTTTAGTATGAAAAGATACCTGGATTACGTAAATGGACGACTTATGGATAAC aaatgtaACGAAGGCAAAGTTAATTTACCAGATTGTGTCGTTCCTGGCATTACTCGAATGTGTGTCGGATTTATATACTTAGTACTCTTTCAATTAGGATCTCTATACATCTCGAATGAGTATATATTAAGTTTGGAATTCCGAAAACAACCCTTCTTAAAACGACTTCTCTTCATTGGCTTTTGGGGTCATATAAgtctttataaatatattttttgctGGCTGCTCACTGAAGGG ATTTGCATAATCTTTGGTCTAACGTACAATggaaaagatgaaaaaaatcAACCTCtttggaacggttgtgaaaacGTTAAGTTGTTGACTTTTGAAACGGCAACTCGATTTAATCATTATATTATGTCATTTAATATAAATACCAATAATTGGTGTGCCGAATACATTTATAagagattgaaatttttgggactgAAATTGTATAGTCAGTTTGGCACGTTACTTTTTCTCGCACTGTGGCATGGATTCCATTCTGGATATTATGCATGTTTTTTCCTTGAGTTTATTATCATGTATGCTGAGAGAGAT tTGACTGAGATTTTGGAGAAACAGGAGAAGTTACAGCGTTTACTAAAAACGCATTCTGAACTTCGGATTCTGTTCTGGATATTTACGATGATTTACACATATGTATTCATGGGCTACAGTCTTGTTTGTTTCATTTTACTATCGTATCCCCGTTACCATCAAGTTTATTCTTCTGTTTTCTATTGCGGTCACGTAATTTATTTGTCATATCCAGTTATTTCTATAATCATCAAGAAATTCCTTCTTAAAAAATCTTCCAAAAAACTGCAATga